The Coffea arabica cultivar ET-39 chromosome 2c, Coffea Arabica ET-39 HiFi, whole genome shotgun sequence genome includes the window TTTCCTGACTGGCCACGTCAAAATGCAAAGCCAAAGCAGGAATTGTTTATCCatcataaaatttgtcaaagtcaattgctctatgaaatgcaaaatccattaaaacaaaaagggaaaaccAACAAGATCGATTTCCTATAGCACAAAGGCTCAATTAAACATTGttaacagaaaaggaaaaaccaatGGGATCAATCTCCTATAGCACAAGGAGGTTCAACTAGATAGTACTGTTTGCAGGTAAAAAATAGAGGCCTATACCCATAAACCTTCAAGTTGCTAACCGAGGAGACTTGATGCTTGCATAAACAATCTTCTGCATCCTCAACTCTGGATAGTAGCACAGAAGGAGAATTACTCGAAAGGCTGGAAAGCATTACTGCAAAGTTACCCACATTATCCTTGACAGCCCACCTGTTCTGGGACCAGTCGAAATAGGAAATACTAAACATATATTTCCTATCCTTAAGATTTCTAACAAGGAAAACTAGTAGAAGCTGACCCTCGTATTGAAATAACCAATGCCTAATTGATCCTGGGACTAACCATTGATGCTGCCATGTTTTTGCTGCCAATTCTTTTAGAGGTCGACGGTTTTGTGTGATCACGTCCCAACGGCGGCCAACAATGGCAAATTTTGCTAGTTCTCCTCCGACACAAACACAGTAAAATTCTCCTTTTTGTTCACTATAAACCACACTTGAAATTGGTTGATCGTATAGAATATAACCAAACTCAACTTTTTGTGTACTCCAGTTATCCTTACCGGAAGAATATGTAGCAATGTAAGTGTCGCCAAGATGTCGATACGATATGAAAAATACACAATCTGGAGCAGTAGGGTTTGTGGAAAAAGTAGCAACATCAGAATGATGATACGTCAACGTGGGGAGCCAGAAGTAATCGTTGGAAATAGGACTGTAGACTAAAAATAAGGTCTCACATGGTACCTCAACCTTCCTAGCAAAAAGCAACCAGCCTTTTTTCGAAGCGCATAATTTTGCAGCGTCGATAAAGTCGAATATCTTTGTCCGATTGGCAGTTTTAAGGTCGTATGATTCCCTGGAACAAGGGTCAAACAGCTTTGGTTGGACAAGGTATAGACCCCTCTCTAAGTAGAATATCCATGGTGGACTGCTTTTACGCCTAATTCCTTTACTTTTGTCCCACCAATCTTTGCAAACTGCACTCGAACGAACTAGGTCACCAATGCTCAATTTCTCCAAGATTGTCCTGAAAAGATCCTCAGGAAGACCAGCCCAAGGCGCCATGATCAAGCTAGTCCTTAGTGTGTTTCGCCCGAACAGCTCAGCGAAGGTCGAACACCTGATTCAAGGCATCCCAATATATATGTTTGATGGACCTATTTCGAGTTCTTggtactcaaaaaaaaaaaaaaaaaaaagaagccctTGTCAGTCTTCACCTTAATATGGAAAACTAATACGAGTTTGGTTGGGAATGCATGTCTAATCTGGGTAGTAAACAGGGAGATAGCGAAACACTACTATTTAGCATAAATTTATCCTCAACTATGGGGCCCAAATTAAGCTCAATTCGTTCTTTCTTGTGATTAGCAAGGAGCGAAGGACCAATCTGCCCTTGAGAATTGAACTGTGCGGCCATGCCCACAGCTCATTGTTCTGAATTTCGAAGCTCTAGCCTTGATAAAGAAATTTTGGTAAGATAATCGGTTTTTATGATGTTGTTGTTTGCTCTTGTATTTagattataaattttttaaatgattaaaaaagataaaattcataATCAACCAAAGAGTAGCTTTCACTGATTCTAATTGTTACACTTAATCACTTTCCATAATTAGATTAATTTTACATATAATCACTTTTCATAATCAAATTCTGTAAAATCTAAAACAAATGGGAATAAAGCCTAACTTGCAAAATATTTGACATTTGAGGGGTAAAACTTACactaaaaatttaattttcacGGGGCGTCAAAAGTTAATTCACGAATTTTACAACTCAAATTCTCAACAATGAAACCATCAGAATCTGCCGTTTCCGAGGAGAACCTTAGTAATAATACTCTTAACTTCAATTGACACATATAATGCCAATAACTAGACTCAATCCTTTCCAACTGCAACCTTAGGAATAATACCTCTCGTATTAATTCATCCGAATTCACCACTATATGCCTTCAATTTTTCACCAACGTTTCTTCAAAAGAGCATTTACATTTGGATTATACGCCACAGGCGTATGCCTAACTGATACTCAATgcttgcccaaaaaaaaagggggggggggggggcggttGGGTGGAGGAGGATAAaaagcataattttttttttcatgaaacCATTTGTCTTTCATTACCACTTATTTACCTAAGAAAATCTCCAATAACAATATAATAACGTGAAAGGAAGTTacttatttccatttccttgcttcttcttttttttttttttttttttttctagaattaCAACTGAAAAGTTATTCTTAAGAAGGGTGATTTTTTGCCAAAAGTGTAACCAAATAGACAAGTGTTTTCTTTAATACAAGACTTAGCAGTGCTGTGTTGCAAATGGGTTTTCAATTTATAATGTGTTGAACCAAGATTTTTTCCATACGACATGGTAGTAATACCTCAAATGTTCTCATCTAATTAGAGGGGAAAACAATTagaaattttgattttgttacTTACTTCCCATAACTTTCAGGGAATACGTTCTTTGGAATTGTATGAGATATTATTCTATAGGATATGTGAGAAaaatctattttatttttccttcccGACCGACAATTAATTTTGTTGAAGAGGCCCGATCGATTATGATggcttctcttttctttctcacTATTTTTTCCGTTGCTGCAGGCATAATTTTCTTCATCGAAACAAATTTATCACGAATTTATTTCTCACTAGCTCTTGATCCTTCCATTTTTTGTATGGTTGGAACAGTTTTGCCAATTTTTGAGAACCAGGCGAAACAAAAGCATTTCGTAAAACTTATCGAGTTACCAGCGATAAAAATAACTAGCTTAAATATAACATTTTCCGAAGCATAATAATGTTTCTAAGAACATTGGAAACAAGAAGTACGGTATAGTACAAGAAGTTGGAAAGAGAAATATTTGGGATGAGATTAAAACAGACTACCAATTTTGTAAGGAATCCTAGAGATAAagcaacagaaaattaaaattcTTGATTCCTTAGAAAACCTTTAGCCATGATAAAACATATGCaactaaaagggtttttaagtgTATTACCTCAATCAATGAAGAAACACACGAGCGTTTGATGCAGAGAGATGCGAGAGATCCGTGTAGCCACTCAAATGTTCAGCCTCTAACAGTGATCCACACGAACTTTTAGCCAAAACTTCCAAACCCGAATAAGCTTAATCTAGATTAGTGCTAGTTATTGCCAAGACACCTCTCACAAATTGGTtgagaaaaccctagtttttcaCTATGAAAAACTTGccctaataaaaaaattaagagatgcgatttttttcttatttttttggaCGACTTTTAGGTATTTTTTCTCTCaagatttttctcaaaaatctcacAAGATAATTTGGGTATCCATTAGTCTTGCAAGTAAAAGTTTAGTGagtatttataaataaataagttatcCATATCCTTATTGGAAACCTCAAACTAGTTTCTAATAGAATTCAACTTCCTTATTCTAATACAACACCTGTATTTGGAAGATTTAAATTTATTTGCCAATTAAACTATCCAATACAAATTAAACTACAAGTTATAATACTTATCCTTCAAGTCCCCGCTTGACATTTAtttaatccaattaaataaGTTCTTAATGTGTGTGGCCCATTAGATTCCCAAATACATTGATAATAAGAACTAATCATAGTTTCTAATTAATAAGAACTAgataaattaaaagaatttaTCGTTGATTTAACTTATCAATCAACTCATTCTTACCGATCAAAATTGGCATCTAGTAATGTATCATGACCACCCAAGTAATGAGAACGTCAAGTGGATGACTTCACCTTTCAATGAACATATACCATACAATTAATATCCTTTTATCACACTTGTCTCACATTAATCATGGAATAAGTCATGTCAATTTCACTATATGATTAATGTTCTTTTTCTTGTACCAAAATATAACTTCCAAAAGAACAAGTACATAGAAACATCTTTCTAAGATTTATTCACTTAGTACAAAATTTCTTGACTTATATTTCTACAAATGCTCGTAAATGAGATAACTCCTCTTTCACAAGAGGTGGTAAATTATTAAAGATTATTCACTACCTTTCCGTATTTCAAGTATATACCCATATGTTAATTTTTTTAGCATTCCCTTTATGGGAGCAAACAAATTACACAGAGTATAACAATCTATACTCAAAGTACCATGATAATTCTAAATCAAAGAATCACTTATATAATACATCATTTAGAGATTAATTCTTTTGGCACAAAAGAAATCTCTATACGGATCAATATAGTGAACTTAATTATGCTATCAAGCACTCATATACTAATTTAGTGTCTCACACACTATAGTAGATGAGCTTTACTACTTCTCTAATAGAACCGACATAGTATATGCTAGTTTAACTATATTAACAATGTTTCAATCTTGTTAATACTTTGACTAgagatatttaaaaataaattttatatttaatcaaatgaacCTCATCATCATAGCATTTATGATTTTATTGATCAAGTTTATTCTAGGAAATCTATCatacaaatataaatatacaagCAATCAATATGATAAAGATGTTATTTATTAATGCATAAATAGTTCAAATACATATAAAATTCCTAAAAGTGATTGTGTTTAGAGCATAcataatttcaaattcatgGGTCCTTACCACATAATCATTTTCAGTTGATTAGGGAGCAATATAATTACAGAAGGATTCTTATTTAATCACATTTGACTTGGGACAAACGCAATATGGTGCAAAACATTTGGCATCGCAACCCTTCATTAGTTTACGGTTATGAGAAGGGATACCATGAAGAAGAGGCTCGAGAGTTGGTGTTGCACGGTCGACATCTGCAGCCGCCAACTGGGCAAAGGAACCTGGAACTGGATCATCATCTGCCACTACTTCTAAATGAAGGTGGACACTTAGTGCTAACATGCCTATTATTGCAACAATTAGCAACCCAATCTTGGCCATTGCAAAacttaattaaatttaatttaattactgCTATTAGATAGGCCTATTCTGAACAATGaagtatatatacatatatatatatatatatatatatatatataggtttgTCTTCAGATGTATTTTAGATGTACTTTAGATGTTAGATTTTAGAAATATTAGATTAATTATGGAAAGCATATATATGCAAGGGGACTAATTAGTGAAATTGAATAAATATAAGAGAAAGTAGTAATTATTAGCATGTGTATATACATGGTAGGTTGGCTGGTTGAGTGGAATGTAGGTATGTTAACGAATGCCTTATAGGCACCTGTCAGAAGAATcctataaaaatatatatatgtgtgtgtgtgtgtgcgtgtgtgtgtataatgtatttatgtatatatgtatgtatgtatgtatgtatgtatatgtatatatagaaTTTTAGAAACAAAGTTGTTTGAATATGATTCACAAAGTAGTTtgaaaagctatacataacttcttcataatttggattaaagtgtcaaagttaCATAATTAATTTGCATTCCATAATGGAATCaattaaaatatcaaaagtacCCCTTTGTGAAGttggaatgtatatattttgaaaactataagggggttatgtagTAAAGTactaaaccataagggggttatgtaataaaatataaaatcacaaggggttaAAGTGTCATGTAAATTAAGTTTATATATGTTGGTCACTTcaatcattttaatttttaaacaaggATATTCTCGACATTTAATTTGGGTTCCATTGTGGATGATCATTTCCATTGCATtaacactttaattcaaattatAAGGGGACTGTGTATagattttgaaactatagaaCGGTTATAAAGAAAATCGCTAAACCACAGGAGGTAAAGTGTATTTTACCCTAAAGAAATATGGCTATATGCACTTGTTATAGTGGGTTACCTGCGGTGCACTTGTTATACAGCTAACGTAGCAATATGAAAAGATATATGTGGTACATATGGATTGAAATATtatgaaaatttgtcaattgaTTATTTGCAAGTATCGACACCTAAATGCAGACGATCATATGCTCATTTTCTCATAGGTAAATTTTGCATGTGTCAAAACACATAATGGATTCCACgttatttatttctttgatcTTGCTATTCTTTATGTGTTAACTACTACGAATATTAAATGCGTTCTTGCTTCACAGGTCATATAGTTTTTTTTCAGCTCTCCAGAGCTAGAAAATCCTGGGACAGAATGGAAAATCTGGGTTCTATAGCGATGATTTGCAATGCGACTATTCGTTTCTCCTGAAGCAAGGACAAGAAAGAATCAAAGCATAGTGCATGGCTTGGAGTCCATGACATATCTGCAAGACTGCACCAATATAGATCAACAATTGCAGATTCAAGGAGGTTCACCTTAGTTGGCGAAAATACGCTAGAAGCATATTTGCCTGGAATGGGACTTGAATATCTAATTTCCGGCAAGTCCGAATGAAGCATATTTATCAGACACGCTTGCAAGGATTGGTGGAAAATgcttttgtcatacttttcaaCTTTTGTTGACTGCCCTTCTCAACTAAGACCAATTTTGATTGATAAGCTGAGGGGTGTGAGCTACCTCAGATCTGTGTAATGACTTGACttccatatatatacacacacacgcTACAAGGACTTTGCCCAACGAGTAGCACGTCCTTAAATGGTGCGAAGAGGGGTCATTTCAAAAGTTGGATATTTTTAGTTCTTTAAAATATGCTATTACCTTCACCTTGTGATTGTCTTCTGCACAATGCCATGCCAGCTggttttttatttcctttgggTTTACCTTGTTCACACTGATCTCATGGCAGTAAGAAAAAGCAATcttctatattttttttggaattCTTTTGGTAAAGAAAAATTTGTAGGTGTTGAACTCCTGTTACTCCATGAATCAAAGCATTGTAGACGccctattttttcaaaatttttttaaatttttattatgtcTTTGTTTATGTCATTGTTTAAacaatcatttttatttttatttttgtaggaaaaagctgaaatgaaaagaaaaaaaaaacagaaatgaAAGTGCAgctttgccaaaaaaaaaattaatttttttcaaccCCTCTCATTTTTGCAGCCCAGGAGCAGGAAACGAGTACAAGGAAGTCGAATTGCAGCTGCCATTTTTTGTCTAATTTCcactcgattttttttttttgcctttttctttcctcCAAGCCTTGCTTGTATGATGCCAACTCATATCAACCAGAATCACCATGAAAGATCTAGAAAATCAGCCATCTATTGGCCCTAAAATGCCCCAAAAACCCGACCTTATGTCCACTGTTTAGATGAGGGTTTTGGGAGCTTTGGTTCATATCAAAAGAGTTCATAACGGAGCATTAGGGTAAGAAAGAAAGGGGAGGTggcagaaaaagagaaaaaaagaagaaaacagagaaaacagagagaaaaaaagtaagaaaaaagtgcagaaaatttccagaaaaatTGAGCCAGGGCTGGTTTTCTGACACTGTTTCGGATCAAATTCAATCTCGATTTTAGTTCTTTAGGCGATTTTTTCATTTCTACACTATATAAGTTCACCAAAAAACAACTTTTGTTCagaaaaattcttgaaaaaatgCCTCCAGATCTCTCAAATATCAGCTCGAAATCCACCAATCATCAGTTCTTAGACACTTGTCAGCAGAGGTTTGCTGGTCCCAATCTTGCATTCGGATGAATTTTCTTCAGCCCCTCCGCGTTCATTTGGCTCCATAAAGCATCAAGAGGTAATCCTCATTcgctttcctctctttttccaACTTGTTTGCACATAAAAAGCTCAGAAATCTGGCTCTTTTTGGTTCATGATGCATGCTTTTTGTGATTTTGTGCTGGGATTTGAAACTTGCATTTAGGAATAGAAATCTTGTATTGATGCTTGGGGTGCATGATTTTGGATTGGGCTCTTACCCAAACTTGCGGCTTGTTTCTTTTAAGCAAAAAATCTGGTGATGATTCTTGAGGTTTCATGTGTGTTCTTGCGGCACTTGAAGAATGGCAGCAATCGCAGAAAGCTGCGATAGCCTTGCATGGTGTTTTTCAGAAATTTACATTTGGACCCCTTAATTTTTACCTAATTACACTATTGTCCAAAAGCCTCTGCAAATGAATCAATTCTGCCCCTTTTAAACTTTAATCTTCTTTTGCACATTTTAAGTAGTATATTTTTGAGCAATATATTTTAGGTTTTCAGGGCATAATTAGGGTTAATGATTTTTAGTTGATTTATTATCTTGCTGGGTTTTGGTAAAATAGTTTAGCGTTTGGTTGAAGGGTAATTTGTTTGGGTTTTGATAGTGGGTTTTCtattattttggttgggttttgacatGGGTTTCGGATGATAAAACCCAATGTATTTCGGTAGGGCTTGAAGGGTAAAAACAACGAGCTTGCCCATCctttttccttggattttccATCGGGCCAAAGGGCTTTCAGCCCACAAGAGGAAATAAAAATGGCCCAGTGGACTTTTAATCAAGAAATCTGAGGACGGAAATTGTAGATTAGTCCATGTCCTTTTAAGTAATTTCACTCTGCCTCTAAAACCTttagatttatttcaattgatccttaatttaattgcaatttggtctctaaactttatttttctttaattgtgacATCTAGTCTTTGTAATAATTATAATCTGACCCTAAAAAGTTCTCATTTTTGTAATTAGGTCCCTAATAActttaatttcttaaatataagttgtttatcttctttaattgttaattatacttcatttaaatgctttaattAGTAGATTTCATGGTTATTTCCActtctttatcatttatttattaattaaattggtgcctcgattattttgttgattttagagtataaataggacaaatcCAATCTCATTTAACCactacttcaagggaggtaccttcttttattactttaaatcctcttatgtgctcctatgtgtttttgtgtgtgtaattgcatgttttgagtgctttttctcttatttactcattttattcATTATAAGTTtcatatattttatttaattttgatgattatttgagaggcatgtaaatgccaaattgtaataaataGATGCCccaagacatgtatttagctaggttatgtaatagataggttttaattttgccaaaatgtaattagttagataaatataatagttagattattattttttcaaattgccccttagattgtagttaggattccaaatgtaatagttaggtctttaCGCGCGTTTTtttgcttgtgtgcttgcaTATTGGTGTGTTTATGcgtttatttgctttctttaGGATCTttacatctagatattatgattatgtgctatgtgttctatatgttttatgtgtttattcgctttaattatattttatgtaatttatttagttataataaatgcatgacatcatcacactagtccaatactaTTGTGGTCTTTCTTTCCGATTTTTCATTAGTCCAATACTAGTGAAGACTTGTAGAAATGAGCTAATCCAATGCTAGACTCTTTGGCCCGTTTTTGTGCTTGATTCACATTCAACCGTGACTCctaaacttttttcttttgtttttcgaAAATCTGGAGTcatctaaaaagggttttatctatttttttttattaaaaatacatttttagatGACTTGATACACCTAAACCTgatatcaagtggcgactcttattttttcttaaaaattttttttagactattattttgagCCCAAATCGTCACACTTTTTAAGCcccattttaggcccttttcctttatttattttccaaaaatcaaaaactcattttttcaattcactcatcttttaataaaaattcatttttctaacatcttattttattttcaaaaaaaatggggtgcgacaAGTATATTTCTGAGACCGTGAGCTCTTTATGAAAATTCTTATAAATTGTTCATCAATACAGTTTTTACATTCACAGCAAACTTGTAGATTGCCCATAAAATGCACGAAAACTCCAATTTCACATAAGTTGCATGCTATGAATTGAAAACGGAAGTCTTACTAATCTATTAGTTCCTCGTACATTGGTACATTTGACAATTTCACGAAATGCTACATAAATTAATCCAAAAAAACATGAATTTTATAAAGTATTCAATCTCGATATATAAATTATTCAAGACTTTGAGTTATGAGACAATCTCcatatataaaatattcaagAGTTTTTTCATGTTAATACCTAAATGATAAACATGTAAACTAGCTTTTTTCGAACAAGATAATTAAAGACTTTGCTTATATAGCTCTTAAAATGGAAATTAggttttataagaaaaattaaatccTTAATatatctagctcatgttttgcAACTAAGAAGAACTAATGACAAGATCATAGGTTAGCAGATATTGGAAGATATAGTCTTCTCCTTCAAAATGTTTGGAGATTATTTGAATCATTTATTCTTTTTGGGTTGAGCTACAAGGCAATTTAAAATTGTAGTTAGCAAACTAATACATGACTTTGACTAATGCAAGTATAAACGACAAACACCTTGTAAATTGTtataaagagaagaagaaagaagaaaggttGAGAGTCGAACCACAAACCTCACAATCATATGCATAATGTTAATACCAACTAAGCGCACTTGGGGAAAAGGCAGACCTTAAGGATTGATTGGCAAAAGTACAAGAGATTGTATTCGATCTTACAATTAAGAGAGAGGAGAGGATCGAGACAAAGGGATTTAGGTTCAAATTTCTTCTACAACCTTGTGGCAGATTAGGGAGACAATTGTATACTGTGATTGTACCTACAACCGTAGCAGTTGACCAGTTAAACTTTAACTAGTAGAATCCTTTTGTTAGGACTGCAGTTTAAGAGATAAGTTGGAGCCAAAAAGCATTGGTGCTATCATTGAGTTAAGATGAAGTTTTGATTTATGAAATTTGTTTGAACTAATGGAAAGATAGAGAACCCGGGAAGAGAAGAACATTCTTCTGACACAGATTTGTCGGCAGGTCTCCTGCTAAGAGTTAGAGATCACTGAAAAGAAAGGCATCTTATCTCACATATTTTTCTATTACCTATGTATTTGTAGAATCAACTGTGTTTGAATATTTAACTGCATACAAACTTATCTTGATTGACGTTCCTTTTGCCAACATAAGAAGGCATTGCATGTCCTAAGCAATGCATTCTTGAGTACGAGACTTTGACTTCTGAGTAAATTAGACGGATTCTCTTCTTCCATATAGTGAAGGACTATTACTCGATCAACAACAGCAgcaacaaaacaaagaaaaggaactTGTTTGGGGTTAATTGGGCACTTCTTCTCTTTGGATTGTTTTGCGGCTACAGGCAAACATGTACAACATATATAAAGACCATagcaaatatttatacaaaaaTTCTACAGTGATTCCTGCCCTTTCTGTTGTCATAACATATTTAAGAAACTTCTTCATGGCAAGATTGTAAATGATCGATTAGGTTGCAAAATCTTACATATGCTTTTATCTATTTTGTTGGCCTAGATTAAGGAGCTCCGTGGCTATATCACTTGGACATCTCGAGAATTTTGAAATATCTAACAtgtttttcattattttgttgataataATATACTTATTGGTAATAACGAGAGACTATTGCAGTTGAACAAATGGTTAACTACTGCAGCATTAAATAGTCATTTAAGTTGATTGTTAAGTGTGAATATGCATGACTTTTTTTCGAACTAGTATGGGAGAATGTGCTTTGCATGTTATCAATGTTTGTTCTCATAATATATACTATAATAATCATATTCCGAAAATTAATTACAAGAATAGATGTTTTAACTATTTAAAGTATTGTAGTGCTATCAATCTACTTCTTTGATAAAAAATTATACATCACTCATGATTTTTTAGAAGCAATAGAGaagtaaattaaa containing:
- the LOC113724587 gene encoding F-box protein At3g56470-like; this translates as MAPWAGLPEDLFRTILEKLSIGDLVRSSAVCKDWWDKSKGIRRKSSPPWIFYLERGLYLVQPKLFDPCSRESYDLKTANRTKIFDFIDAAKLCASKKGWLLFARKVEVPCETLFLVYSPISNDYFWLPTLTYHHSDVATFSTNPTAPDCVFFISYRHLGDTYIATYSSGKDNWSTQKVEFGYILYDQPISSVVYSEQKGEFYCVCVGGELAKFAIVGRRWDVITQNRRPLKELAAKTWQHQWLVPGSIRHWLFQYEGQLLLVFLVRNLKDRKYMFSISYFDWSQNRWAVKDNVGNFAVMLSSLSSNSPSVLLSRVEDAEDCLCKHQVSSVSNLKVYGYRPLFFTCKQYYLVEPPCAIGD